The Arachis hypogaea cultivar Tifrunner chromosome 16, arahy.Tifrunner.gnm2.J5K5, whole genome shotgun sequence genome contains a region encoding:
- the LOC112756401 gene encoding 1-acyl-sn-glycerol-3-phosphate acyltransferase 2, with translation MGIAAAAVVVPFGLLFFTSGLAVNLIQAVSYVLVRPLSKNLHRRINRVVAELLWLELVWLIDWWAGVKVEVFTDHETFQLMGKEHALVICNHRSDIDWLVGWVLAQRSGCLGSTLAVMKKSSKFLPVIGWSMWFSEYLFLERSWAKDESTLKSGIQRLSDFPLPFWLALFVEGTRFTQAKLLAAQEYAASAGLPIPRNVLIPRTKGFVSAVSHMRSFVPAIYDVTVAIPKCSPTPTMLRLLKGQPSVVQVHIKRHLMNELPETDEAVAQWCRDVFVAKDALLDKHIAEDTFSDKELQDTGRPKKSLLVTISWSGLIVTGAVKFLRWTSLLSSWKGIAISTASLAVVTGLMQILIMFSQSERSTPAKVLPAKPKSTGEQVEDKNVKQQ, from the exons ATGGGTATTGCAGCTGCTGCTGTGGTTGTGCCATTTGGCCTCCTCTTCTTCACTTCAGGCCTCGCTGTTAATCTCATTCAG GCAGTATCTTATGTTCTTGTACGGCCTCTGTCAAAGAATCTGCACAGGCGGATCAACCGTGTAGTTGCAGAATTGTTGTGGCTGGAACTTGTATGGCTTATTGATTGGTGGGCTGGTGTTAAG GTTGAAGTATTCACAGATCATGAAACGTTCCAATTGATGG GTAAAGAGCATGCCCTTGTCATATGCAATCACAGAAGTGATATTGATTGGCTTGTTGGATGGGTTTTAGCTCAG CGCTCAGGTTGCCTTGGCAGTACTTTAGCTGTGAtgaagaaatcttcaaagtttcTGCCG GTCATTGGTTGGTCAATGTGGTTTTCTGAGTATCTTTTCCTAGAGAGAAGCTGGGCCAAGGATGAGAGCACATTAAAG TCAGGCATCCAGCGACTGAGCGATTTTCCTCTTCCGTTTTGGTTGGCTCTCTTTGTAGAAGGAACACGCTTCACACAAGCTAAACTATTAGCTGCTCAAGAATATGCAGCCTCTGCTGGATTGCCTATTCCTAGAAATGTTTTGATTCCTAGAACTAAG GGATTTGTTTCAGCAGTAAGTCACATGCGCTCATTTGTTCCTGCCATTTATGACGTAACAGTGGCTATCCCCAAGTGTTCACCCACCCCTACAATGCTTAGACTCTTAAAAGGGCAACCCTCAGTG GTGCAAGTTCACATCAAGCGCCATTTGATGAATGAATTGCCAGAAACAGATGAAGCTGTTGCTCAATGGTGTCGAGATGTGTTTGTTGCCAAG GATGCATTATTAGACAAACATATAGCTGAAGATACTTTTAGTGATAAAGAGCTGCAGGATACTGGTCGGCCAAAAAAATCTCTTCTG GTAACCATATCTTGGTCTGGTCTGATTGTTACGGGAGCCGTCAAGTTTCTCCGATGGACTTCGCTACTATCATCCTGGAAGGGTATTGCAATTTCAACTGCTAGTTTGGCAGTCGTTACTGGCCTCATGCAAATCTTGATTATGTTCTCACAGTCGGAGCGTTCAACGCCGGCCAAGGTCCTCCCTGCAAAGCCAAAGAGCACAGGGGAACAAGTGGAAGATAAGAATGTCAAACAACAGTAG